The following coding sequences lie in one Benincasa hispida cultivar B227 chromosome 6, ASM972705v1, whole genome shotgun sequence genomic window:
- the LOC120080411 gene encoding uncharacterized protein LOC120080411 — translation MGLGILRSIVRPLTRISRSRPSTSLTPFPSAFTSIKPGFHLPSASSVRIEAPWFSIANHFHSLTETRFPKRRPSDKPRRKRASLRPPGPYAWVPYTPGEPILPNHPNEGSVKRRNEKKRIRLHRAFIMAEKKKRKAQVQEAKKKKLIMRVERKMAAVARERAWAERLAELQKLEELKKKSME, via the exons ATGGGGCTTGGAATCCTAAGATCCATTGTTCGACCCCTAACGAGGATCTCGCGATCACGCCCCTCCACTTCCCTAACACCATTTCCATCAGCTTTCACTTCCATTAAACCAGGGTTTCATCTCCCTTCTGCTAGTTCAGTCAGAATTGAAGCTCCTTGGTTCTCGATTGCGAACCATTTCCACAGTTTGACCGAGACTCGGTTTCCGAAGAGAAGGCCCAGTGATAAACCCCGTCGCAAAAGGGCGAGCTTGAGACCCCCTG GGCCATACGCTTGGGTCCCATATACCCCTGGCGAACCAATTCTTCCTAATCACCCGAACGAAGGAAGCGTGAAAAGAAGAAATGAGAAGAAACGCATTAGGTTGCACCGTGCTTTTATTATG GCTGAAAAAAAGAAACGGAAAGCTCAGGTTCAAGaggcaaagaagaagaaacttatCATGAGGGTGGAACGCAAAATGGCTGCAGTAGCAAGAGAAAGAGCATGGGCTGAAAGATTAGCCGAACTTCAAAAGCTTGAAGAACTGAAGAAAAAATCCATGGAATAG